One Nitrosopumilus piranensis genomic region harbors:
- a CDS encoding RDD family protein, whose product MGDSEISSKIILAKWSDRFFAWLIDFIIVSSISTGIIFAVFGNIDYKFDEGTFWAENTQYIPTSIIFFVYWTVLEYKTGQTIGKKILNLKSTDVYGKNLNLKGVLISSFGKSFLLPFDVVLGWILTNQKRQRIFNRLGDTLVVKIKNTQDSSDIIYLKD is encoded by the coding sequence ATGGGGGATTCAGAAATCTCATCAAAAATTATTCTTGCAAAATGGTCAGATAGGTTCTTTGCATGGTTGATTGATTTTATCATTGTTTCATCAATTTCAACTGGAATTATTTTTGCAGTATTTGGAAATATAGATTATAAATTTGATGAAGGAACTTTTTGGGCAGAAAATACTCAATACATTCCAACTAGCATCATATTTTTTGTTTATTGGACAGTTTTGGAATACAAAACAGGTCAGACAATTGGTAAGAAAATTCTTAATTTGAAAAGTACAGACGTTTATGGGAAAAATCTAAACTTAAAAGGGGTTTTAATTAGTAGTTTTGGAAAATCGTTTTTACTACCATTTGATGTTGTGCTGGGATGGATTTTGACCAATCAAAAAAGGCAAAGAATTTTCAACAGATTGGGAGACACTTTAGTTGTAAAGATTAAAAATACACAAGATTCATCAGATATCATATATTTGAAAGATTAA
- a CDS encoding methyltransferase domain-containing protein, translating to MISINPFDVFLWTFRRNEKDIVNLYNTLSPIMQLATGGNMLNFGYWSSEHSEPLTAQKNLCMVFANLAELSSARHVVDVGSGLSDPSHLWQQKFPNLHLYDVNINYSQLLFGKKQKIELLNSSSTKLPFANNSVDRVLALESAQHFKPFSDFIFESKRILANSGLLVMAIPVTLGNSSIKDLGMLKFTWSSEHYSLNDIKKIIHSHGFIIENEQLIGNSVYDPLADYYIRNREEIKKSILKKYPNYVENILYKSIIKMKEASEKKIIDYVLLKCISDTTQ from the coding sequence TTGATATCGATAAATCCTTTTGATGTGTTTTTGTGGACTTTTCGTAGAAATGAAAAGGACATTGTAAATCTCTACAATACACTGTCTCCGATTATGCAGCTTGCCACTGGTGGAAATATGCTAAATTTTGGTTATTGGTCCTCCGAACACTCTGAACCACTTACTGCTCAGAAAAACCTCTGCATGGTTTTTGCAAATCTAGCTGAACTTTCATCTGCAAGACATGTTGTTGATGTAGGGAGTGGCTTGTCTGACCCTTCTCATCTTTGGCAACAAAAATTTCCAAACCTCCATTTGTATGATGTAAATATCAATTATTCCCAACTTTTATTTGGAAAGAAACAGAAAATTGAATTGTTAAACTCTTCCTCAACCAAACTACCTTTTGCAAATAATTCTGTAGATCGTGTTTTAGCATTAGAGTCTGCACAGCACTTTAAGCCATTTTCTGATTTTATTTTTGAATCAAAAAGAATATTGGCAAATTCTGGATTACTTGTAATGGCTATTCCTGTAACTCTTGGAAATTCTTCTATCAAAGACTTAGGTATGCTAAAATTTACTTGGTCTTCAGAACACTATTCCTTAAATGATATAAAAAAAATTATTCATTCACATGGATTTATAATTGAAAATGAACAACTAATAGGAAATTCTGTATATGATCCACTTGCAGACTATTATATCAGAAATAGGGAGGAAATTAAAAAATCTATTTTAAAAAAATATCCAAACTATGTTGAAAACATATTATACAAATCAATTATTAAAATGAAAGAGGCATCTGAAAAAAAAATTATTGATTATGTACTTCTAAAATGTATTTCCGATACTACACAATGA
- a CDS encoding DUF6659 family protein, with the protein MSSSEGVLKLYGEKCDKLLKESEIRFAGIVDKAGQLIAGGFKEGLTPHEGDETRLQSFLEFVSKASIRKEYDESLGPINYLAARRDKAVLVSFPFPITQILLLISAEPTANIENLAKKVVEIFTDVN; encoded by the coding sequence ATGTCTAGTTCTGAAGGAGTTTTGAAATTATATGGTGAAAAATGTGATAAATTACTAAAAGAATCTGAGATTCGTTTTGCCGGTATAGTTGATAAAGCTGGACAGCTTATTGCAGGTGGATTCAAGGAAGGATTGACTCCTCATGAAGGTGATGAAACACGATTACAATCATTTTTGGAATTTGTATCAAAGGCATCTATAAGAAAAGAATATGATGAAAGTTTGGGACCAATTAATTATCTTGCCGCAAGACGAGATAAGGCTGTTTTAGTGAGTTTCCCATTTCCTATTACGCAGATATTATTGCTGATTTCTGCAGAGCCGACAGCCAATATCGAAAATTTAGCAAAAAAAGTGGTTGAAATCTTTACTGATGTGAATTGA
- the msrA gene encoding peptide-methionine (S)-S-oxide reductase MsrA, whose protein sequence is MKATFGAGCFWHVEDLLSKTKGVKSTQVGYIGGNLPNPTYEEVCTDRTGHAEAVEVEYDPNEISYEELLDVFWNNHNPTSLNRQGPDVGIQYRSAIFYHDEKQKEIAEKSKQQLDSSGKYDKPIVTEINPAPTFYKAEEYHQKYFKKNGF, encoded by the coding sequence ATGAAGGCGACATTTGGTGCTGGATGTTTTTGGCATGTTGAGGATTTGCTTAGTAAAACAAAAGGTGTAAAATCTACACAAGTTGGATACATTGGAGGTAATTTACCTAATCCTACATATGAAGAAGTATGCACCGATAGAACGGGACACGCTGAAGCTGTTGAAGTCGAATACGATCCTAATGAAATTTCATATGAAGAACTTTTAGATGTCTTCTGGAACAACCATAATCCTACTAGTTTAAATCGTCAAGGCCCTGATGTGGGGATACAATATCGTTCTGCAATTTTCTATCATGATGAAAAACAAAAAGAGATTGCAGAAAAATCAAAACAACAACTTGATTCTTCTGGAAAATATGACAAACCCATAGTCACTGAAATTAACCCTGCACCTACATTCTACAAAGCAGAAGAATACCATCAAAAATATTTCAAAAAGAACGGATTCTAA
- a CDS encoding alpha/beta fold hydrolase, producing MIAKLTNTYLPIIIEAKTVDEKFLEIDGNKIRYLESGNFDKTLVLIHGLGASAERWEQVMPIFAEKFRVMIPDLIGFGYSDKPLADYTIEFFSNFLEKFFLTANISCPYLIGSSLGGQISAEFTASHPNDVDKLILVSPSGVMKQSTPALDAYIMAALYPNEQNAKNAFEMMEASGESIDQKIVDNFVERMKLPNAKLAFMSTILGLKNAEIITKKLPSISTQTMLIWGSEDPVIPIQYADDFISSLKDCRFVRMDGCGHTPYVQDPQTFSEKVLDFLGAN from the coding sequence ATGATCGCAAAATTAACTAATACTTATCTACCGATAATAATTGAAGCTAAAACAGTGGATGAAAAATTTCTTGAAATCGATGGGAACAAGATTCGTTATTTAGAATCTGGAAATTTTGATAAAACATTGGTTCTTATCCATGGATTGGGGGCATCTGCTGAAAGATGGGAACAAGTAATGCCAATTTTTGCAGAAAAATTCCGTGTAATGATTCCTGATCTTATTGGATTTGGATATAGTGATAAACCACTTGCTGATTACACAATAGAATTTTTTTCAAATTTTCTTGAAAAATTCTTCTTGACTGCAAACATCTCTTGCCCTTATTTGATTGGTTCTTCTTTAGGAGGACAAATATCTGCTGAATTTACTGCATCGCATCCCAATGATGTTGACAAACTAATCTTGGTGTCTCCCTCCGGTGTTATGAAGCAGTCTACTCCTGCACTTGATGCGTATATTATGGCTGCACTATATCCTAACGAGCAAAATGCAAAAAATGCATTTGAAATGATGGAGGCTTCTGGTGAAAGCATCGATCAAAAAATTGTCGATAACTTTGTTGAAAGAATGAAGTTACCAAATGCCAAACTTGCATTTATGTCTACTATCCTTGGATTGAAAAATGCTGAAATCATCACAAAAAAATTACCTTCCATATCTACTCAAACCATGTTAATTTGGGGCAGTGAAGATCCAGTAATCCCAATTCAATACGCTGATGATTTTATTTCCTCTCTAAAGGACTGCCGCTTTGTTAGAATGGATGGATGTGGACACACTCCATATGTTCAAGATCCTCAAACTTTTTCAGAGAAGGTACTTGATTTTCTGGGGGCAAATTAG
- a CDS encoding AbrB/MazE/SpoVT family DNA-binding domain-containing protein produces the protein MSGNTNQYDPSEMFKDWIQKSGRAQAEFMKNFGALMNNQTSKTFNPLDTLKEVSETTRQAQSNLMENMSSMQNKSMDTMFSIGQMLPSFMNWGAYKTTVSSNGRISIPEAERNALGLGEGDLVQVIVLPIAKKSKAREVKN, from the coding sequence ATGAGTGGTAATACAAACCAATATGATCCAAGTGAAATGTTCAAAGATTGGATACAAAAAAGTGGACGTGCTCAAGCAGAGTTTATGAAAAATTTTGGTGCTTTAATGAATAATCAAACTAGCAAAACATTCAACCCTTTAGATACTCTCAAAGAAGTTTCTGAAACTACTAGACAAGCTCAATCAAATTTGATGGAAAACATGTCTTCTATGCAAAACAAAAGTATGGATACTATGTTTAGCATTGGACAAATGCTTCCTTCTTTTATGAATTGGGGTGCATACAAAACTACCGTAAGTAGTAATGGTAGAATTTCGATCCCAGAGGCAGAACGTAATGCCCTCGGATTAGGCGAAGGTGACTTGGTTCAAGTCATCGTTCTTCCAATAGCAAAAAAATCAAAAGCTAGGGAGGTGAAAAATTGA
- the phaC gene encoding class III poly(R)-hydroxyalkanoic acid synthase subunit PhaC, whose amino-acid sequence MQSESNVDPKIIEEILKFSKNVIDAPKLVAAPDEISLEVTPHDIVQQMDKTRLLHYKPITEKQHKTPLLISYALINRYHILDIHPEKSWVRNLLQQGFDVYMLDWGTPTSMDKYLDFDDYVNGYLDTYVEYIKNETSTEKISLQGYCTGATIATTYASLHPESVKNYIATAPVIDGWRDTTVISNLAKHMDVDKMVEIIGNMPPEFMYYCFSVLKPFEQGIEKYVNFFKNIENKKFVDSFLRVEKWLGDTPPIPGELFRQWIKDIYQENLLIQNKMYVEGQLVDLKKIDMPIFTQVAVGDHLVSPECSMPLHYAVGSEDKTLRMYPTGHVGMIASSLSQKKVLPELGQWLAERS is encoded by the coding sequence ATGCAAAGTGAATCAAATGTAGATCCAAAAATAATTGAAGAGATTCTAAAATTTAGTAAAAATGTTATTGATGCACCAAAATTAGTAGCAGCTCCGGATGAAATTAGTTTGGAAGTAACTCCACATGATATTGTACAACAAATGGATAAAACTAGATTATTACATTACAAGCCAATTACTGAGAAACAACACAAAACTCCTTTGCTGATTTCATATGCATTAATTAACAGATATCATATTTTGGATATACATCCAGAAAAAAGTTGGGTGCGGAATTTACTTCAACAAGGATTTGATGTGTATATGCTTGATTGGGGAACACCGACTAGCATGGATAAATATTTAGATTTTGATGATTATGTTAATGGATATCTAGATACATATGTAGAATACATTAAAAACGAAACATCCACTGAAAAAATTTCATTGCAAGGATATTGTACTGGTGCAACAATTGCTACAACATATGCATCATTACATCCAGAAAGTGTAAAAAACTACATTGCCACTGCACCTGTAATTGATGGATGGCGTGATACCACAGTAATTAGTAATCTTGCAAAGCATATGGATGTGGATAAAATGGTAGAAATTATTGGAAACATGCCTCCAGAATTCATGTACTATTGTTTTTCAGTTCTCAAACCATTTGAACAAGGTATTGAAAAATATGTCAATTTTTTCAAAAATATTGAAAACAAGAAATTTGTAGATAGTTTCCTAAGAGTAGAAAAATGGTTGGGAGACACACCACCAATTCCAGGAGAATTATTCAGGCAGTGGATTAAAGATATCTACCAAGAAAATTTGCTTATTCAAAATAAAATGTATGTAGAAGGACAATTAGTGGATTTGAAAAAAATAGACATGCCAATTTTCACACAGGTAGCAGTAGGAGACCATTTAGTCTCACCTGAATGCAGCATGCCACTTCATTACGCGGTCGGAAGTGAAGACAAGACATTGCGAATGTACCCCACAGGCCATGTTGGGATGATTGCTAGTTCATTATCTCAGAAAAAGGTATTGCCTGAGCTGGGTCAATGGTTGGCTGAAAGATCATAA
- a CDS encoding poly(R)-hydroxyalkanoic acid synthase subunit PhaE translates to MQSESTKDITDYYKHLSLFWTDIVHLMSSKPQALASIGPMRAFAANSKKISTELIEINEDLMEFNKHLTEYYKQLADTWSDAQKKVNLKAPEIPHDVEQMEAVKRIWIDIFDNDFTELFDSGKFGENYGKLVSKELELTKHWNNITNVILQSVNLPSKEEIDEVYKEIHSLKKRVAKLELELKKKEMKKNAK, encoded by the coding sequence ATGCAATCAGAGTCCACTAAAGACATTACAGATTATTACAAACATCTTTCACTTTTCTGGACAGATATTGTGCATTTAATGTCAAGCAAACCACAAGCATTAGCATCAATTGGTCCAATGCGTGCTTTTGCCGCAAATTCTAAGAAAATATCAACTGAATTAATTGAAATTAATGAGGATTTGATGGAGTTTAACAAGCACCTAACAGAGTACTACAAACAACTAGCAGATACATGGAGTGATGCACAAAAAAAAGTCAATCTCAAAGCACCTGAAATTCCTCATGATGTTGAGCAAATGGAAGCAGTCAAAAGAATTTGGATTGATATTTTTGATAACGATTTTACAGAATTGTTTGATTCGGGAAAATTTGGAGAGAATTATGGTAAACTAGTTTCAAAAGAATTAGAATTAACAAAACATTGGAACAACATCACAAATGTAATACTACAATCTGTGAATCTTCCAAGTAAAGAAGAGATTGATGAAGTCTACAAAGAAATACATTCACTCAAAAAAAGAGTAGCAAAACTAGAATTAGAATTAAAGAAAAAAGAGATGAAGAAAAATGCAAAGTGA
- a CDS encoding DUF6659 family protein gives MENIEELEKICQKITKLDPKMRSARLINSRGHLIAGGMKEGLLSLEAQKQDEMMFMELALRVRMRHEFDKEFGQVHFSMSYRDKVIVMSFPLSNDDVLLVSCEKEIDFGKIPFNILKIIENLKKSPMKTF, from the coding sequence GTGGAGAACATAGAAGAACTAGAGAAAATTTGTCAAAAAATTACAAAATTAGATCCTAAAATGCGCTCAGCTAGGCTCATCAATAGTAGAGGTCATTTGATTGCTGGTGGAATGAAAGAAGGCTTGCTTTCGCTTGAGGCACAAAAACAAGATGAAATGATGTTTATGGAATTGGCATTACGTGTTAGAATGAGACATGAATTTGACAAAGAGTTTGGTCAAGTTCATTTTTCTATGTCTTATCGTGATAAAGTAATTGTTATGAGTTTTCCATTATCCAATGATGATGTACTGTTAGTGTCTTGTGAGAAAGAAATTGATTTTGGGAAAATACCATTTAACATCCTTAAAATTATTGAAAATCTTAAAAAATCTCCTATGAAAACATTTTGA
- a CDS encoding phosphoribosyltransferase has translation MLSQEVDWHEIELLVKNISQKITKSSRTFSSITTLSRGGLIPARLIADQLGIKKIYVDKNSISANSLFVDDIFDTGNTFNKIIKRVDIPSKFVYVTLYARRGKKYPEQLVYAKQTDDDEYVVFPWDKLEFERSQK, from the coding sequence ATATTGTCTCAGGAAGTAGATTGGCATGAAATTGAATTGCTTGTAAAAAACATCTCTCAAAAAATAACAAAATCATCTCGAACTTTTTCTAGTATTACCACTCTTAGCAGGGGTGGATTAATTCCTGCACGTCTAATAGCAGATCAGTTGGGAATTAAAAAAATATATGTTGATAAAAATAGCATATCTGCAAATTCTTTGTTTGTTGATGATATTTTTGATACTGGTAATACTTTTAATAAAATCATTAAGCGAGTTGATATTCCTTCAAAATTTGTTTATGTAACCCTGTATGCCCGACGCGGAAAAAAATACCCTGAACAATTAGTATATGCTAAACAAACTGATGATGATGAATATGTTGTATTTCCTTGGGATAAATTAGAATTTGAAAGATCTCAGAAATAA
- a CDS encoding transcription initiation factor IIB, with protein sequence MLRNPMVTGSKCPACGDKKMITDENTGELFCGKCGFVVSDKIADTGAEWRSFSNDEGNKARTGAGTSLTMHDMGLSTVIGAANKDSTGKPLSASVKSSIERLRTWDSRSQAHSSADRNLRQALNEMDKLKDKLALTDAVIEKAAYIYRKAMEKKLVRGRSIQGLVAACLYASCRNTETPRTLDDVAKGINIRRKDVARCYRLIFRELELKMPVVDPVKGVSRIASIAELSEKSKRKAIAILNEAKKMGVVAGKDPMGIAAAALYLACISTGEVKSQKDISIASGVTEVTIRNRCAGLRKIIND encoded by the coding sequence ATGCTTAGAAACCCAATGGTTACAGGTTCAAAATGTCCTGCCTGTGGCGATAAAAAAATGATTACAGATGAGAACACAGGTGAATTATTTTGCGGAAAATGCGGATTTGTTGTTTCAGACAAAATTGCAGATACTGGGGCAGAGTGGCGTTCTTTTTCAAATGATGAAGGAAACAAAGCAAGAACAGGTGCAGGAACATCACTTACAATGCACGACATGGGTCTGTCAACTGTAATTGGAGCAGCAAACAAAGATTCAACAGGAAAACCACTGTCTGCAAGTGTAAAGAGTTCAATTGAAAGATTACGAACTTGGGATAGCAGAAGTCAAGCACATTCTTCAGCAGATCGAAACCTAAGACAAGCACTAAATGAAATGGATAAACTAAAAGACAAATTAGCATTAACTGATGCAGTAATTGAAAAAGCTGCTTATATCTACAGAAAAGCAATGGAGAAAAAACTTGTCAGAGGGCGTTCAATTCAAGGGTTGGTGGCAGCATGTCTTTATGCATCATGTAGAAATACAGAGACCCCAAGAACACTAGACGATGTTGCAAAAGGAATCAACATTAGAAGAAAAGATGTTGCAAGATGTTATAGATTAATTTTCAGAGAGTTGGAATTAAAAATGCCAGTAGTTGATCCAGTGAAAGGAGTTTCTAGAATTGCTAGCATTGCAGAACTCAGTGAAAAAAGTAAACGAAAAGCAATTGCCATATTAAATGAAGCAAAGAAGATGGGAGTAGTTGCAGGAAAAGACCCAATGGGAATAGCTGCTGCCGCATTGTATCTTGCATGTATTAGTACTGGAGAAGTAAAATCACAAAAGGACATATCCATAGCATCAGGAGTAACAGAAGTTACCATTAGAAACAGATGTGCAGGATTAAGAAAAATAATTAATGATTAA
- a CDS encoding M57 family metalloprotease codes for MINGVRRISCILFIMLLGMQSVANFSFAQSDEEPEIMFNQAMKYFSNGEYKQAITIYDKILESAPNNISTLKMKGIAQSNLGDHTKSLEQFFKILQDKPDDVISLTGMGVGFGNLGEYQEALAYFEKALQEKPDSTVIKNYKEFVDKVVSKYPYTPTEKPERFESQEIISIPDWIKPIAKWWSNDSIDDSEFVAALLYMINKKIIQIPSIETQNISEEKIPQWIKNNAGWWADNQIDDESFVQGIQYMIKNGLIVIDIEETPQKTQEESDYEFYLFKKYLKDIKNNISKETRYIEYSNPSQDVIKKFLRDYIKWNFEEEVKKAAKNFPDPTYEIVNGTYIIYYKVFINEQPTGLPLDHVSTLSNSFAFWEEQELITNDQKAKMKFEITDLKHEANVWVTWVVRNIGEGVLGHAHLGKGVLEVTLGDYNCDGSFQLYDVKSVETIMTHELGHSIGLKHVQDKTSIMYPSFTPSYAYCLLS; via the coding sequence ATGATAAATGGTGTAAGGAGAATTTCTTGTATTTTATTTATCATGTTACTTGGAATGCAAAGTGTTGCAAATTTTTCATTTGCACAATCAGATGAAGAACCAGAAATTATGTTCAATCAAGCTATGAAGTATTTTTCTAATGGAGAATACAAACAAGCAATAACAATTTATGATAAAATACTTGAGAGTGCACCAAACAATATATCTACATTGAAGATGAAGGGAATTGCTCAAAGCAATCTTGGAGATCACACAAAATCTTTAGAACAATTTTTTAAAATTTTACAAGACAAACCTGATGATGTCATATCATTAACTGGAATGGGTGTAGGGTTTGGGAATTTAGGTGAATATCAAGAAGCATTAGCATATTTTGAAAAAGCTCTACAAGAAAAACCAGATAGCACCGTCATAAAAAATTACAAAGAATTTGTAGACAAAGTTGTTTCAAAATATCCATACACACCTACAGAAAAACCTGAAAGATTCGAAAGTCAGGAAATAATATCGATACCGGACTGGATAAAGCCAATAGCAAAATGGTGGTCAAATGACAGTATTGATGATTCAGAATTTGTTGCCGCATTACTATACATGATAAATAAAAAAATTATTCAGATACCATCAATTGAAACCCAAAATATTTCTGAAGAAAAGATACCTCAGTGGATAAAAAATAATGCAGGTTGGTGGGCAGACAATCAAATTGATGATGAATCATTTGTTCAAGGTATTCAATACATGATAAAAAATGGTTTAATTGTAATTGATATTGAAGAGACACCACAAAAAACACAAGAGGAATCAGACTATGAATTTTATCTATTTAAAAAATATCTAAAAGATATTAAAAATAACATTTCAAAAGAGACACGGTATATTGAATATTCAAATCCTAGTCAAGATGTAATTAAAAAATTTCTTAGAGACTATATAAAATGGAATTTTGAAGAAGAAGTAAAAAAAGCTGCAAAAAACTTTCCAGATCCAACCTATGAAATTGTCAATGGAACGTACATCATATACTACAAAGTTTTCATTAATGAACAGCCTACAGGTCTTCCACTAGATCATGTAAGTACACTAAGTAATTCATTTGCATTTTGGGAAGAGCAAGAACTTATCACAAACGATCAAAAGGCAAAAATGAAATTTGAGATAACTGATTTAAAACATGAAGCAAATGTTTGGGTAACATGGGTAGTTAGAAATATCGGCGAAGGTGTCTTAGGACATGCACATCTTGGAAAAGGAGTGCTGGAAGTTACACTAGGGGATTACAATTGTGATGGAAGTTTTCAATTGTATGATGTTAAAAGTGTAGAGACGATAATGACTCATGAGCTGGGTCATTCTATAGGTTTGAAACATGTCCAAGATAAAACCAGCATAATGTATCCCTCATTCACACCATCATATGCATATTGTTTGTTAAGCTAA
- a CDS encoding biotin--[acetyl-CoA-carboxylase] ligase, with protein MIYNSFDNPGLIKVLTFLQTHNTEYLSGQDLSDVLRISRVAIWKHIKKIQELGYTVESKQKLGYRLTENSDALLPWEITSGLKTKMIGQQAFYFDSTDSTQNQALKMAQDPERNGAIIVAEKQTIGRGRSGRKWVSPKGGIWFSIILHPKFDISTATLFPIASALALAIALEKTLKVSPELKWPNDLTVRGKKLAGMLVDASLESNKIESLVLGVGINFNVDVKKIEKNLSSTPNFYGVASLSEYKTKIKPVELVQSFLVELEKIYKLLNSGQTKKIISEWTKRSSTIGKNVKINTVEGEIKGKAIRIDADGALILSNNSNTNRVIAGDIVHLGK; from the coding sequence TTGATTTACAATTCATTTGACAATCCAGGATTAATCAAAGTTCTTACATTTTTACAGACACACAATACAGAATATCTTTCAGGTCAAGATTTGAGTGATGTTCTACGAATTAGCAGAGTTGCAATTTGGAAACATATTAAAAAAATTCAAGAATTAGGATATACTGTAGAATCAAAGCAAAAACTAGGCTACAGATTAACAGAAAATTCAGATGCATTACTTCCATGGGAAATTACTTCAGGATTAAAGACAAAAATGATTGGACAACAAGCATTTTATTTTGATTCAACAGATTCTACACAAAATCAAGCTCTAAAAATGGCACAAGACCCTGAAAGAAATGGAGCCATAATAGTTGCAGAAAAACAAACTATTGGAAGAGGAAGATCAGGAAGAAAATGGGTCTCGCCAAAAGGAGGTATATGGTTTTCAATTATTTTGCATCCAAAATTTGACATATCAACAGCAACATTATTTCCTATTGCCTCAGCATTAGCATTAGCTATAGCATTGGAAAAGACATTGAAGGTTTCTCCAGAACTAAAATGGCCAAATGATTTAACGGTTAGAGGAAAAAAACTGGCAGGGATGTTAGTTGATGCATCACTAGAGTCAAACAAAATTGAGAGTTTAGTATTAGGTGTTGGAATAAATTTTAATGTAGATGTAAAAAAAATTGAAAAAAATCTCAGCAGCACTCCTAATTTTTATGGTGTTGCCTCACTTAGTGAATATAAAACAAAAATTAAACCAGTGGAATTAGTTCAATCGTTTTTGGTAGAATTGGAAAAAATATACAAATTACTAAATTCAGGACAAACAAAAAAAATTATTTCAGAATGGACAAAAAGATCATCAACTATTGGAAAAAATGTCAAAATAAATACAGTTGAGGGGGAAATAAAAGGAAAGGCAATTAGAATTGATGCTGATGGTGCGCTAATTTTATCAAATAATAGTAACACAAATAGGGTAATTGCAGGGGACATAGTCCACTTAGGAAAATAA
- a CDS encoding CoA-binding protein, producing the protein MERDDHTDEEIRDILSLKKVAVIGMSKNSSKAAHYVPRYLSENGFDVKPVNPTADEILGKQCYDSISQIDEEIDIVDIFRPSEDVLSFVQEAIKKRPKVIWLQEGIHNPEAEELARNEGIDVVFNRCMLAEHQRLS; encoded by the coding sequence ATGGAACGAGACGATCATACGGATGAAGAAATTCGAGATATCTTATCTCTAAAAAAAGTTGCCGTAATTGGAATGTCAAAAAATTCATCAAAGGCAGCACATTATGTACCCCGATATCTGTCTGAAAATGGCTTTGATGTAAAGCCTGTGAATCCTACTGCTGATGAAATACTAGGAAAGCAATGCTATGATTCTATTTCTCAAATTGATGAAGAAATTGATATTGTAGATATTTTTCGCCCATCAGAGGACGTTTTGTCATTTGTTCAAGAGGCAATTAAGAAAAGACCTAAAGTTATTTGGCTTCAAGAGGGAATTCATAATCCTGAAGCTGAAGAATTAGCTAGAAACGAAGGAATTGATGTTGTTTTTAACAGATGTATGTTGGCAGAACATCAGAGATTGAGTTAG